A stretch of Episyrphus balteatus chromosome 2, idEpiBalt1.1, whole genome shotgun sequence DNA encodes these proteins:
- the LOC129909798 gene encoding histone deacetylase 4 isoform X1, with the protein MTSPDGRIVTHGESLDLTKHSRSFKCNEENPFLKAKDMARDSAIARDRMIVVPGSLSLDINSTANQPSAPADINQEILENSSVIFQLKKEQEMQKQMLIHSFQEQKKQLELQHKLQLEHKYQFAAHSHGVFQELRDQKIAAAEQQERERREREREAMKRKENCSANASPEVKQILMCFLMNKKQAASSNGMTASPYSKRGVVKSSSGESLPAGTVTSSHPYKIPQPPSTIVKYDSDFPLRKTASEPNLLKLRLKQSVIDRKARIGPSAARRQERHLQAIQRRQAKHNSTLANCNSTPDSGPNSPPSLVTGGSRGSPTSQPIQEENEDVAQYQSGPRSSINDLSLFSSPSMPNISLGRPHLPNAHTPAAANFAMLTALRQQAAAAQPMIGAGAPTYYNPLPPYDHHHAAAASSSTGIPPPSTRSNTSASSSSAGSIEMPPQAHAANTPMTSVSMGMHPLPMYGQPITDVQVAHARLNKQGHRPLGRTQSAPLPLGHPMLTGTGQVNIVQTHYENSDAERQAYEQQHMLLTQKIRQTVLTRSGRDQQQQHQQQHQLKEAAEESTNDEVIDLTDKKQPPKTVLANSVITSTSQRSIPEETALEAALLKSKMRDQEYLQQQRELLYMHSLQVDDAVARGLIRPLSRTLSSPLVHLGPHGLSQIPDTGQQHIQPIVTSSSADHIPPVNLSMPHRRHVIESPHKITTGLAFDNLMLKHACVCGNNSSHPEHSGRLQSVWARLIETGLANRCDRLRSRKATQEELQTVHSEAHALLFGSNQLNRQKLEIAPSVSFVRLGCGGVGVDLDTTWNEHHTAAAARMAAGCVIDLAFKTAKGDLKNGFAVVRPPGHHAESNLAMGFCFFNSVAIAAKILRQRLPSEMKKILIVDWDVHHGNGTQQAFYDSGNVLYLSIHRHDDGNFFPGTGGPTECGTGAGVGFNVNVSWSGALNPPLGDAEYLAAFRTVVMPIAREFNPDIVLVSAGFDAAAGHPAPLGGYLVSPACFGYMTRELMQLAGGKIVLALEGGYDLPAICDSAQECVRALLGDETAPIAEAELSRPPCQNAVDTLQKTIAIQMSHWPCVRRSAHTVAMSAMQALRTEREESETVTAMAGLSMQPPNRTLSRGESEEPMEQDDAK; encoded by the exons aTATGGCACGCGATTCTGCAATAGCTCGCGATCGAATGATAGTAGTACCTGGTAGCTTGTCGTTAGATATAAATTCAACAGCAAATCAGCCATCTGCACCGGCTGATATAAATCAAGAAATTCTGGAG AACTCCTCTGTCATATTTCAGTTAAAGAAGGAACaagaaatgcaaaaacaaaTGCTCATACACTCGtttcaagaacaaaaaaagcaaCTAGAGCTACAGCATAAACTGCAGCTGGAACATAAATATCAG TTTGCGGCGCACTCACATGGCGTATTCCAGGAATTGCGGGATCAAAAAATTGCAGCAGCAGAACAACAAGAACGGGAACGGCGCGAACGTGAACGTGAAGCAATGAAACGCAAAGAAAATTGCAGTGCCAATGCAAGTCCCgaagttaaacaaattttaatg tgttttttgatgaacaaaaaacaagcgGCTTCTTCTAATGGCATGACAGCGTCACCTTACTCTAAAag AGGCGTAGTTAAAAGTTCGTCTGGTGAATCTTTGCCGGCTGGTACGGTTACAAGTTCACATCCATATAAAATTCCTCAACCGCCCTCAACAATTGTTAAATATGATTCCGATTTCCCATTAAGAAAAacag CATCCGAGCCGAATTTGCTGAAATTACGCCTCAAACAAAGTGTCATCGATCGCAAAGCAAGGATTGGTCCATCAGCTGCTCGACGTCAAGAAAGGCATCTTCAAGCTATTCAAAGACGCCAGGCAAAGCACAATTCAACATTAGCAA ACTGCAATAGTACTCCTGATTCTGGACCAAATTCACCACCCTCACTTGTAACGGGTGGGAGTCGAGGTTCACCCACAAGTCAACCAATACAAGAAGAAAATGAAGATGTCGCTCAATATCAATCGGGCCCACGCAGCAGTATTAATGATTTGTCCCTATTCAGTTCGCCATCCATGCCGAATATCTCATTGGGACGACCGCATTTACCCAACGCGCATACACCTGCCGCTGCTAATTTTGCCATGTTAACTGCATTGCGGCAACAAGCTGCCGCTGCTCAACCAATGATTGGTGCTGGTGCTCCAACTTATTACAATCCTTTGCCACCCTATGATCATCATCATGCTGCAGCAGCTAGCAGTAGCACTGGAATACCTCCACCATCGACAAGATCTAACACATCGGCGTCATCATCGTCGGCTGGGTCGATTGAAATGCCGCCGCAAGCACATGCTGCCAATACACCAATGACAAGTGTCTCGATGGGTATGCATCCACTTCCTATGTATGGCCAGCCAATAACCGATGTCCAAGTGGCCCATGCTCGGCTAAATAAGCAGGGTCATCGGCCATTGGGTCGGACACAATCGGCACCATTGCCTTTGGGTCATCCAATGCTGACGGGGACTGGGCAGGTCAATATTGTGCAGACTCATTATGAGAACAGTGAT GCGGAACGACAAGCCTATGAGCAACAGCATATGTTGCTAACGCAAAAAATCCGCCAAACAGTTCTCACCCGCAGCGGTCGtgaccaacaacagcagcaccaacaacaacaccaactgAAGGAAGCCGCCGAAGAGTCCACCAATGACGAAGTGATAGATCTTACCGACAAAAAACAACCGCCCAAGACTGTATTGGCCAATTCTGTGATAACCAGTACATCTCAAAGAAGTATACCTGAAGAGACGGCCCTGGAAGCTGCTCTCTTGAAATCTAAAATGCGCGACCAAGAGTACCTACAGCAACAGAGGGAACTGCTGTATATGCATTCATTGCAG GTCGACGATGCCGTGGCACGTGGTTTAATCCGTCCTCTATCGCGGACATTGTCCAGCCCGCTGGTGCATTTGGGACCACATGGTCTCAGTCAAATTCCTGATACTGGACAACAACACATACAGCCGATTGTGACTTCCTCCTCTGCCGATCATATTCCACCGGTCAATCTGAGTATGCCACATCGACGTCATGTGATCGAGAGTCCGCACAAAATCACAACGGGGCTAGCTTTTGACAATTTAATGCTAAAACATGCCTGCGTTTGTGGTAACAATTCGTCACATCCCGAGCATAGTGGCCGCTTGCAAAGTGTCTGGGCTAGATTAATTGAAACTGGCCTGGCAAATCGATGTGATCGTTTGCGATCACGTAAAGCTACACAAGAAGAATTACAAACAGTACACTCAGAGGCTCATGCTTTGTTGTTCGGTTCAAATCAGCTGAATCGACAGAAGCTTGAAATTGCGCCTTCTGTGAGCTTTGTTAGGCTAGGATGTGGCGGAGTGGGTGTGGATCTTGATACGACGTGGAATGAACACCATACTGCGGCAGCGGCTCGCATGGCAGCCGGTTGTGTGATTGATTTGGCATTTAAAACAGCTAAAGGTGACCTGAAGAATGGTTTTGCGGTAGTGCGTCCGCCTGGCCATCATGCTGAATCGAATTTGGCCatgggtttttgttttttcaactcAGTGGCTATTGCGGCAAAGATATTGCGTCAGCGTTTGCCGTCGGAAATGAAGAAGATACTGATTGTCGATTGGGATGTGCATCATGGGAATGGAACTCAGCAGGCATTCTATGATTCGGGGAATGTGTTGTACCTTTCGATTCATAGGCATGATGATGGTAATTTCTTTCCTGGTACTGGTGGTCCAACAGAG TGTGGTACTGGTGCTGGAGTTGGTTTTAATGTGAATGTCTCATGGTCGGGTGCATTGAATCCACCATTGGGAGATGCTGAATATTTAGCTGCATTCCGTACTGTTGTCATGCCTATTGCACGGGAATTCAATCCTGATATTGTTTTAGTATCAGCGGGTTTTGATGCCGCAGCTGGACATCCGGCTCCGTTGGGTGGTTATTTAGTGTCACCAGCATGTTTTGGTTATATGACGCGAGAATTAATGCAATTGGCTGGGGGGAAGATTGTTCTAGCCTTAGAAGGAGGTTATGATTTGCCAGCGATATGTGATTCAGCACAAGAATGTGTTAGAGCGCTGTTGGGCGATGAAACAGCACCAATTGCTGAGGCAGAATTATCACGTCCGCCATGTCAGAATGCTGTTGATACGTTACAAAAAACTATTGCTATACAG ATGTCCCATTGGCCTTGTGTACGTCGTTCAGCGCACACGGTTGCCATGTCGGCCATGCAAGCTCTACGAACTGAACGAGAAGAATCTGAGACTGTAACAGCAATGGCTGGGCTTTCAATGCAACCTCCAAACAG AACGTTATCACGAGGTGAATCTGAAGAGCCAATGGAACAAGATGATGCAAAGTAA
- the LOC129909798 gene encoding histone deacetylase 4 isoform X3, which yields MTSPDGRIVTHGESLDLTKHSRSFKCNEENPFLKAKDMARDSAIARDRMIVVPGSLSLDINSTANQPSAPADINQEILELKKEQEMQKQMLIHSFQEQKKQLELQHKLQLEHKYQFAAHSHGVFQELRDQKIAAAEQQERERREREREAMKRKENCSANASPEVKQILMCFLMNKKQAASSNGMTASPYSKRGVVKSSSGESLPAGTVTSSHPYKIPQPPSTIVKYDSDFPLRKTASEPNLLKLRLKQSVIDRKARIGPSAARRQERHLQAIQRRQAKHNSTLANCNSTPDSGPNSPPSLVTGGSRGSPTSQPIQEENEDVAQYQSGPRSSINDLSLFSSPSMPNISLGRPHLPNAHTPAAANFAMLTALRQQAAAAQPMIGAGAPTYYNPLPPYDHHHAAAASSSTGIPPPSTRSNTSASSSSAGSIEMPPQAHAANTPMTSVSMGMHPLPMYGQPITDVQVAHARLNKQGHRPLGRTQSAPLPLGHPMLTGTGQVNIVQTHYENSDAERQAYEQQHMLLTQKIRQTVLTRSGRDQQQQHQQQHQLKEAAEESTNDEVIDLTDKKQPPKTVLANSVITSTSQRSIPEETALEAALLKSKMRDQEYLQQQRELLYMHSLQVDDAVARGLIRPLSRTLSSPLVHLGPHGLSQIPDTGQQHIQPIVTSSSADHIPPVNLSMPHRRHVIESPHKITTGLAFDNLMLKHACVCGNNSSHPEHSGRLQSVWARLIETGLANRCDRLRSRKATQEELQTVHSEAHALLFGSNQLNRQKLEIAPSVSFVRLGCGGVGVDLDTTWNEHHTAAAARMAAGCVIDLAFKTAKGDLKNGFAVVRPPGHHAESNLAMGFCFFNSVAIAAKILRQRLPSEMKKILIVDWDVHHGNGTQQAFYDSGNVLYLSIHRHDDGNFFPGTGGPTECGTGAGVGFNVNVSWSGALNPPLGDAEYLAAFRTVVMPIAREFNPDIVLVSAGFDAAAGHPAPLGGYLVSPACFGYMTRELMQLAGGKIVLALEGGYDLPAICDSAQECVRALLGDETAPIAEAELSRPPCQNAVDTLQKTIAIQMSHWPCVRRSAHTVAMSAMQALRTEREESETVTAMAGLSMQPPNRTLSRGESEEPMEQDDAK from the exons aTATGGCACGCGATTCTGCAATAGCTCGCGATCGAATGATAGTAGTACCTGGTAGCTTGTCGTTAGATATAAATTCAACAGCAAATCAGCCATCTGCACCGGCTGATATAAATCAAGAAATTCTGGAG TTAAAGAAGGAACaagaaatgcaaaaacaaaTGCTCATACACTCGtttcaagaacaaaaaaagcaaCTAGAGCTACAGCATAAACTGCAGCTGGAACATAAATATCAG TTTGCGGCGCACTCACATGGCGTATTCCAGGAATTGCGGGATCAAAAAATTGCAGCAGCAGAACAACAAGAACGGGAACGGCGCGAACGTGAACGTGAAGCAATGAAACGCAAAGAAAATTGCAGTGCCAATGCAAGTCCCgaagttaaacaaattttaatg tgttttttgatgaacaaaaaacaagcgGCTTCTTCTAATGGCATGACAGCGTCACCTTACTCTAAAag AGGCGTAGTTAAAAGTTCGTCTGGTGAATCTTTGCCGGCTGGTACGGTTACAAGTTCACATCCATATAAAATTCCTCAACCGCCCTCAACAATTGTTAAATATGATTCCGATTTCCCATTAAGAAAAacag CATCCGAGCCGAATTTGCTGAAATTACGCCTCAAACAAAGTGTCATCGATCGCAAAGCAAGGATTGGTCCATCAGCTGCTCGACGTCAAGAAAGGCATCTTCAAGCTATTCAAAGACGCCAGGCAAAGCACAATTCAACATTAGCAA ACTGCAATAGTACTCCTGATTCTGGACCAAATTCACCACCCTCACTTGTAACGGGTGGGAGTCGAGGTTCACCCACAAGTCAACCAATACAAGAAGAAAATGAAGATGTCGCTCAATATCAATCGGGCCCACGCAGCAGTATTAATGATTTGTCCCTATTCAGTTCGCCATCCATGCCGAATATCTCATTGGGACGACCGCATTTACCCAACGCGCATACACCTGCCGCTGCTAATTTTGCCATGTTAACTGCATTGCGGCAACAAGCTGCCGCTGCTCAACCAATGATTGGTGCTGGTGCTCCAACTTATTACAATCCTTTGCCACCCTATGATCATCATCATGCTGCAGCAGCTAGCAGTAGCACTGGAATACCTCCACCATCGACAAGATCTAACACATCGGCGTCATCATCGTCGGCTGGGTCGATTGAAATGCCGCCGCAAGCACATGCTGCCAATACACCAATGACAAGTGTCTCGATGGGTATGCATCCACTTCCTATGTATGGCCAGCCAATAACCGATGTCCAAGTGGCCCATGCTCGGCTAAATAAGCAGGGTCATCGGCCATTGGGTCGGACACAATCGGCACCATTGCCTTTGGGTCATCCAATGCTGACGGGGACTGGGCAGGTCAATATTGTGCAGACTCATTATGAGAACAGTGAT GCGGAACGACAAGCCTATGAGCAACAGCATATGTTGCTAACGCAAAAAATCCGCCAAACAGTTCTCACCCGCAGCGGTCGtgaccaacaacagcagcaccaacaacaacaccaactgAAGGAAGCCGCCGAAGAGTCCACCAATGACGAAGTGATAGATCTTACCGACAAAAAACAACCGCCCAAGACTGTATTGGCCAATTCTGTGATAACCAGTACATCTCAAAGAAGTATACCTGAAGAGACGGCCCTGGAAGCTGCTCTCTTGAAATCTAAAATGCGCGACCAAGAGTACCTACAGCAACAGAGGGAACTGCTGTATATGCATTCATTGCAG GTCGACGATGCCGTGGCACGTGGTTTAATCCGTCCTCTATCGCGGACATTGTCCAGCCCGCTGGTGCATTTGGGACCACATGGTCTCAGTCAAATTCCTGATACTGGACAACAACACATACAGCCGATTGTGACTTCCTCCTCTGCCGATCATATTCCACCGGTCAATCTGAGTATGCCACATCGACGTCATGTGATCGAGAGTCCGCACAAAATCACAACGGGGCTAGCTTTTGACAATTTAATGCTAAAACATGCCTGCGTTTGTGGTAACAATTCGTCACATCCCGAGCATAGTGGCCGCTTGCAAAGTGTCTGGGCTAGATTAATTGAAACTGGCCTGGCAAATCGATGTGATCGTTTGCGATCACGTAAAGCTACACAAGAAGAATTACAAACAGTACACTCAGAGGCTCATGCTTTGTTGTTCGGTTCAAATCAGCTGAATCGACAGAAGCTTGAAATTGCGCCTTCTGTGAGCTTTGTTAGGCTAGGATGTGGCGGAGTGGGTGTGGATCTTGATACGACGTGGAATGAACACCATACTGCGGCAGCGGCTCGCATGGCAGCCGGTTGTGTGATTGATTTGGCATTTAAAACAGCTAAAGGTGACCTGAAGAATGGTTTTGCGGTAGTGCGTCCGCCTGGCCATCATGCTGAATCGAATTTGGCCatgggtttttgttttttcaactcAGTGGCTATTGCGGCAAAGATATTGCGTCAGCGTTTGCCGTCGGAAATGAAGAAGATACTGATTGTCGATTGGGATGTGCATCATGGGAATGGAACTCAGCAGGCATTCTATGATTCGGGGAATGTGTTGTACCTTTCGATTCATAGGCATGATGATGGTAATTTCTTTCCTGGTACTGGTGGTCCAACAGAG TGTGGTACTGGTGCTGGAGTTGGTTTTAATGTGAATGTCTCATGGTCGGGTGCATTGAATCCACCATTGGGAGATGCTGAATATTTAGCTGCATTCCGTACTGTTGTCATGCCTATTGCACGGGAATTCAATCCTGATATTGTTTTAGTATCAGCGGGTTTTGATGCCGCAGCTGGACATCCGGCTCCGTTGGGTGGTTATTTAGTGTCACCAGCATGTTTTGGTTATATGACGCGAGAATTAATGCAATTGGCTGGGGGGAAGATTGTTCTAGCCTTAGAAGGAGGTTATGATTTGCCAGCGATATGTGATTCAGCACAAGAATGTGTTAGAGCGCTGTTGGGCGATGAAACAGCACCAATTGCTGAGGCAGAATTATCACGTCCGCCATGTCAGAATGCTGTTGATACGTTACAAAAAACTATTGCTATACAG ATGTCCCATTGGCCTTGTGTACGTCGTTCAGCGCACACGGTTGCCATGTCGGCCATGCAAGCTCTACGAACTGAACGAGAAGAATCTGAGACTGTAACAGCAATGGCTGGGCTTTCAATGCAACCTCCAAACAG AACGTTATCACGAGGTGAATCTGAAGAGCCAATGGAACAAGATGATGCAAAGTAA
- the LOC129909798 gene encoding histone deacetylase 4 isoform X2, translated as MILLFIFVLLFSTQLSIGILLSLFKKCVALQIFDMARDSAIARDRMIVVPGSLSLDINSTANQPSAPADINQEILENSSVIFQLKKEQEMQKQMLIHSFQEQKKQLELQHKLQLEHKYQFAAHSHGVFQELRDQKIAAAEQQERERREREREAMKRKENCSANASPEVKQILMCFLMNKKQAASSNGMTASPYSKRGVVKSSSGESLPAGTVTSSHPYKIPQPPSTIVKYDSDFPLRKTASEPNLLKLRLKQSVIDRKARIGPSAARRQERHLQAIQRRQAKHNSTLANCNSTPDSGPNSPPSLVTGGSRGSPTSQPIQEENEDVAQYQSGPRSSINDLSLFSSPSMPNISLGRPHLPNAHTPAAANFAMLTALRQQAAAAQPMIGAGAPTYYNPLPPYDHHHAAAASSSTGIPPPSTRSNTSASSSSAGSIEMPPQAHAANTPMTSVSMGMHPLPMYGQPITDVQVAHARLNKQGHRPLGRTQSAPLPLGHPMLTGTGQVNIVQTHYENSDAERQAYEQQHMLLTQKIRQTVLTRSGRDQQQQHQQQHQLKEAAEESTNDEVIDLTDKKQPPKTVLANSVITSTSQRSIPEETALEAALLKSKMRDQEYLQQQRELLYMHSLQVDDAVARGLIRPLSRTLSSPLVHLGPHGLSQIPDTGQQHIQPIVTSSSADHIPPVNLSMPHRRHVIESPHKITTGLAFDNLMLKHACVCGNNSSHPEHSGRLQSVWARLIETGLANRCDRLRSRKATQEELQTVHSEAHALLFGSNQLNRQKLEIAPSVSFVRLGCGGVGVDLDTTWNEHHTAAAARMAAGCVIDLAFKTAKGDLKNGFAVVRPPGHHAESNLAMGFCFFNSVAIAAKILRQRLPSEMKKILIVDWDVHHGNGTQQAFYDSGNVLYLSIHRHDDGNFFPGTGGPTECGTGAGVGFNVNVSWSGALNPPLGDAEYLAAFRTVVMPIAREFNPDIVLVSAGFDAAAGHPAPLGGYLVSPACFGYMTRELMQLAGGKIVLALEGGYDLPAICDSAQECVRALLGDETAPIAEAELSRPPCQNAVDTLQKTIAIQMSHWPCVRRSAHTVAMSAMQALRTEREESETVTAMAGLSMQPPNRTLSRGESEEPMEQDDAK; from the exons atgatattattatttatttttgttttattattttctaccCAACTGTCAATTGGCATTTTACTGtcgctatttaaaaaatgtgttgctctacaaatttttg aTATGGCACGCGATTCTGCAATAGCTCGCGATCGAATGATAGTAGTACCTGGTAGCTTGTCGTTAGATATAAATTCAACAGCAAATCAGCCATCTGCACCGGCTGATATAAATCAAGAAATTCTGGAG AACTCCTCTGTCATATTTCAGTTAAAGAAGGAACaagaaatgcaaaaacaaaTGCTCATACACTCGtttcaagaacaaaaaaagcaaCTAGAGCTACAGCATAAACTGCAGCTGGAACATAAATATCAG TTTGCGGCGCACTCACATGGCGTATTCCAGGAATTGCGGGATCAAAAAATTGCAGCAGCAGAACAACAAGAACGGGAACGGCGCGAACGTGAACGTGAAGCAATGAAACGCAAAGAAAATTGCAGTGCCAATGCAAGTCCCgaagttaaacaaattttaatg tgttttttgatgaacaaaaaacaagcgGCTTCTTCTAATGGCATGACAGCGTCACCTTACTCTAAAag AGGCGTAGTTAAAAGTTCGTCTGGTGAATCTTTGCCGGCTGGTACGGTTACAAGTTCACATCCATATAAAATTCCTCAACCGCCCTCAACAATTGTTAAATATGATTCCGATTTCCCATTAAGAAAAacag CATCCGAGCCGAATTTGCTGAAATTACGCCTCAAACAAAGTGTCATCGATCGCAAAGCAAGGATTGGTCCATCAGCTGCTCGACGTCAAGAAAGGCATCTTCAAGCTATTCAAAGACGCCAGGCAAAGCACAATTCAACATTAGCAA ACTGCAATAGTACTCCTGATTCTGGACCAAATTCACCACCCTCACTTGTAACGGGTGGGAGTCGAGGTTCACCCACAAGTCAACCAATACAAGAAGAAAATGAAGATGTCGCTCAATATCAATCGGGCCCACGCAGCAGTATTAATGATTTGTCCCTATTCAGTTCGCCATCCATGCCGAATATCTCATTGGGACGACCGCATTTACCCAACGCGCATACACCTGCCGCTGCTAATTTTGCCATGTTAACTGCATTGCGGCAACAAGCTGCCGCTGCTCAACCAATGATTGGTGCTGGTGCTCCAACTTATTACAATCCTTTGCCACCCTATGATCATCATCATGCTGCAGCAGCTAGCAGTAGCACTGGAATACCTCCACCATCGACAAGATCTAACACATCGGCGTCATCATCGTCGGCTGGGTCGATTGAAATGCCGCCGCAAGCACATGCTGCCAATACACCAATGACAAGTGTCTCGATGGGTATGCATCCACTTCCTATGTATGGCCAGCCAATAACCGATGTCCAAGTGGCCCATGCTCGGCTAAATAAGCAGGGTCATCGGCCATTGGGTCGGACACAATCGGCACCATTGCCTTTGGGTCATCCAATGCTGACGGGGACTGGGCAGGTCAATATTGTGCAGACTCATTATGAGAACAGTGAT GCGGAACGACAAGCCTATGAGCAACAGCATATGTTGCTAACGCAAAAAATCCGCCAAACAGTTCTCACCCGCAGCGGTCGtgaccaacaacagcagcaccaacaacaacaccaactgAAGGAAGCCGCCGAAGAGTCCACCAATGACGAAGTGATAGATCTTACCGACAAAAAACAACCGCCCAAGACTGTATTGGCCAATTCTGTGATAACCAGTACATCTCAAAGAAGTATACCTGAAGAGACGGCCCTGGAAGCTGCTCTCTTGAAATCTAAAATGCGCGACCAAGAGTACCTACAGCAACAGAGGGAACTGCTGTATATGCATTCATTGCAG GTCGACGATGCCGTGGCACGTGGTTTAATCCGTCCTCTATCGCGGACATTGTCCAGCCCGCTGGTGCATTTGGGACCACATGGTCTCAGTCAAATTCCTGATACTGGACAACAACACATACAGCCGATTGTGACTTCCTCCTCTGCCGATCATATTCCACCGGTCAATCTGAGTATGCCACATCGACGTCATGTGATCGAGAGTCCGCACAAAATCACAACGGGGCTAGCTTTTGACAATTTAATGCTAAAACATGCCTGCGTTTGTGGTAACAATTCGTCACATCCCGAGCATAGTGGCCGCTTGCAAAGTGTCTGGGCTAGATTAATTGAAACTGGCCTGGCAAATCGATGTGATCGTTTGCGATCACGTAAAGCTACACAAGAAGAATTACAAACAGTACACTCAGAGGCTCATGCTTTGTTGTTCGGTTCAAATCAGCTGAATCGACAGAAGCTTGAAATTGCGCCTTCTGTGAGCTTTGTTAGGCTAGGATGTGGCGGAGTGGGTGTGGATCTTGATACGACGTGGAATGAACACCATACTGCGGCAGCGGCTCGCATGGCAGCCGGTTGTGTGATTGATTTGGCATTTAAAACAGCTAAAGGTGACCTGAAGAATGGTTTTGCGGTAGTGCGTCCGCCTGGCCATCATGCTGAATCGAATTTGGCCatgggtttttgttttttcaactcAGTGGCTATTGCGGCAAAGATATTGCGTCAGCGTTTGCCGTCGGAAATGAAGAAGATACTGATTGTCGATTGGGATGTGCATCATGGGAATGGAACTCAGCAGGCATTCTATGATTCGGGGAATGTGTTGTACCTTTCGATTCATAGGCATGATGATGGTAATTTCTTTCCTGGTACTGGTGGTCCAACAGAG TGTGGTACTGGTGCTGGAGTTGGTTTTAATGTGAATGTCTCATGGTCGGGTGCATTGAATCCACCATTGGGAGATGCTGAATATTTAGCTGCATTCCGTACTGTTGTCATGCCTATTGCACGGGAATTCAATCCTGATATTGTTTTAGTATCAGCGGGTTTTGATGCCGCAGCTGGACATCCGGCTCCGTTGGGTGGTTATTTAGTGTCACCAGCATGTTTTGGTTATATGACGCGAGAATTAATGCAATTGGCTGGGGGGAAGATTGTTCTAGCCTTAGAAGGAGGTTATGATTTGCCAGCGATATGTGATTCAGCACAAGAATGTGTTAGAGCGCTGTTGGGCGATGAAACAGCACCAATTGCTGAGGCAGAATTATCACGTCCGCCATGTCAGAATGCTGTTGATACGTTACAAAAAACTATTGCTATACAG ATGTCCCATTGGCCTTGTGTACGTCGTTCAGCGCACACGGTTGCCATGTCGGCCATGCAAGCTCTACGAACTGAACGAGAAGAATCTGAGACTGTAACAGCAATGGCTGGGCTTTCAATGCAACCTCCAAACAG AACGTTATCACGAGGTGAATCTGAAGAGCCAATGGAACAAGATGATGCAAAGTAA